One genomic region from Sphingobacterium multivorum encodes:
- a CDS encoding arylsulfatase, with amino-acid sequence MKTSFILFLLLTLASLAIAQKKDQRPNIVLIMADDLGYGDLGVYGQQKIETKHIDSLAAKGMKFDNFYAGTSVCAPSRSSLMTGQHTGHTYVRGNKEIEPEGQQPLADSVQTFAMLLQQAGYTTGAFGKWGLGMVNTTGAPDQKGFDEFYGYNCQRQSHRYYPTHLWHNNERIELHSNGLIVQGQYAPALIQEKTLEFIDQNKEKPFFLYVPTVLPHAELSGPDDKYYQLYANRFEEKPYKGNDYGPQATVPGYASVEKPHAMYASMVSRMDAYVGQIVDRLRENKLLDNTIIIFTSDNGSHKEGGADPNFFNSSGGLRGNKRDLYEGGIKTPFIVYWHGKVAEGKTSNYLGAFWDIMPTMVELTGANKPHYTDGISFLPTLLGKNKQQKQHQYLYWEFHEDGGRQALRQGDWKLILQKVTSSQPTAELYNLKQDPTEQHNIAQENPKKVEELRLLIEKAHVESGIFPLTSVTGHKK; translated from the coding sequence ATGAAAACATCTTTTATATTATTTCTTCTTTTGACCCTAGCCTCTCTTGCTATAGCTCAAAAGAAGGACCAAAGACCGAATATTGTACTTATTATGGCAGATGATCTTGGTTATGGAGACCTTGGTGTATACGGTCAGCAAAAAATTGAAACGAAGCATATCGATTCATTGGCCGCCAAAGGAATGAAATTTGACAACTTCTACGCCGGTACATCTGTATGCGCTCCGTCACGATCATCTTTAATGACAGGACAGCATACTGGCCACACCTATGTACGCGGGAATAAAGAAATTGAGCCCGAAGGACAACAACCGCTAGCCGACTCTGTACAAACTTTTGCTATGCTTCTACAACAGGCAGGATATACAACCGGTGCGTTTGGAAAATGGGGACTTGGAATGGTCAATACAACAGGTGCTCCTGATCAAAAAGGATTCGATGAATTCTATGGCTATAACTGTCAACGACAGTCCCATCGCTACTACCCAACTCACCTCTGGCATAATAACGAAAGGATAGAACTCCATAGCAACGGTTTAATAGTCCAAGGACAGTATGCACCAGCATTAATCCAAGAAAAGACCTTGGAATTTATTGATCAAAATAAAGAGAAACCTTTTTTCCTTTATGTACCGACAGTTCTTCCTCACGCCGAATTATCAGGTCCGGATGACAAATATTATCAATTATATGCAAACAGGTTTGAGGAAAAACCATATAAAGGAAATGACTATGGACCGCAAGCCACTGTTCCAGGTTATGCATCGGTAGAAAAGCCGCATGCCATGTATGCGAGTATGGTAAGCCGTATGGATGCTTATGTTGGCCAAATTGTTGATCGGTTACGCGAAAACAAACTATTAGATAACACTATTATCATTTTTACGAGCGACAACGGATCGCACAAAGAAGGCGGAGCAGATCCCAATTTTTTCAATAGCTCTGGGGGGTTACGCGGCAACAAACGCGACCTCTATGAGGGTGGTATTAAGACTCCTTTCATTGTGTATTGGCATGGTAAAGTTGCCGAAGGAAAAACTTCAAACTATCTGGGCGCTTTTTGGGATATTATGCCTACGATGGTCGAACTTACCGGAGCAAATAAACCGCATTATACAGACGGTATTTCATTTTTGCCAACGCTGCTAGGTAAAAACAAGCAACAGAAACAGCACCAATATCTGTATTGGGAATTTCATGAAGATGGAGGACGTCAAGCCTTGCGCCAGGGAGATTGGAAACTTATCTTACAAAAAGTTACAAGTAGTCAGCCTACAGCCGAACTATATAATCTCAAACAAGATCCAACAGAACAACACAATATTGCTCAGGAAAACCCAAAGAAAGTAGAAGAATTACGTCTATTGATTGAAAAAGCGCACGTTGAAAGTGGTATTTTCCCATTGACAAGTGTAACCGGTCATAAAAAATAA